Proteins encoded together in one Astyanax mexicanus isolate ESR-SI-001 chromosome 10, AstMex3_surface, whole genome shotgun sequence window:
- the lcp2b gene encoding lymphocyte cytosolic protein 2, translated as MNLDNIPSKSEVMGWNSDSLANYLKKMKLSGCDTVVKRCGMNGAKFLTMSSNDLQKFPKVHVPLITKLSNDINQGVKKKGLFQRLQPSRPPNPGNSITNFAQKDESWDSEEFDDDSDQDYEEPDADTGTFQDNYVCAEDLQQEEMDDVGECEYELPPSETPTEIPSHFRSAKPLGQGEYIDSVRNSQPKEQPIRPPQRPDTKSSLPSHPAKGKLPGKGPKPDFLPQRPATPTNKPKLPGSAPQIDRRTKPRSSGLIKSSPEASEKRNYPMNTPNDLHSAPQQSKMSATRLISRPIESSFPPPPPPDEDEMLPDEMEQDMDPDWYVGAMTRAEAEVSLRQINRDGAYLIRDSSKNATDQPYTLMVLNKLKVYNIQIRFHGNSDGYSLGTGTETFPSVRDMVTHHTKTHLMLIDAMERGTGAQHQCCLMHPARR; from the exons ATGAATTTAGACAATATTCCCTCCAAGTCAGAAGTCATGGGCTGGAACTCAGACAGTCTGGCGAACTACCTAAAAAAG ATGAAGCTGTCTGGCTGCGATACAGTGGTGAAACGATGCGGCATGAATGGTGCAAAGTTCTTG ACGATGTCAAGCAACGATCTTCAGAAATTCCCTAAAGTTCATGTGCC ACTCATCACAAAGCTCAGCAATGACATAAATCAGGGTGTAAAGAAGAAAGGACTGTTTCAGCG ACTACAACCTTCACGGCCTCCAAATCCGGGCAACTCCATCACTA ACTTCGCGCAAAAAGATGAATCGTGGGATTCGGAAGAGTTT GATGACGACAGTGACCAAGACTATGAGGAACCAGATGCTGATACTGGTACCTTTCAGGATAACTATGTCTGTGCAGAAGATCTTCAACAAGAGGAAATGGATGATGTAGGAGAGTGTGAGTACGAGCTGCCCCCTAGTGAAACCCCGACTGAAATACCCAGCCATTTCCGCAGTGCTAAGCCTCTGGGCCAGGGAGAATACATAG ATAGTGTTCGTAATAGTCAACCTAAAGAACAGCCAATTAGGCCACCCCAACGACCAGATACAAAATCTTCACTTCCTTCACATCCTGCCAAAGGGAAA TTACCAGGTAAAGGTCCAAAACCGGACTTTCTTCCACAAAGACCTGCAACACCCACCAACAAAC CAAAGCTTCCTGGATCAGCACCTCAAATAGACCGCAGGACCAAACCCCGCTCATCAGGTCTTATCAAATCCAGCCCAGAGGCATCAG AAAAAAGAAATTACCCTATGAATACACCAAATGATTTACACTCTGCACCACAGCAGTCAAAAATGTCGGCAACAAG gctAATTTCCAGACCGATAGAAAGCAGTTTTCCCCCGCCTCCTCCTCCTGATGAAGATGAAATGCTACCAGACGAAATGGAACAG GACATGGACCCTGATTGGTACGTTGGAGCGATGACGCGGGCAGAGGCTGAAGTCTCTCTGAGGCAAATAAACAGG GATGGAGCCTACCTCATTAGAGACAGCTCTAAAAACGCCACCGATCAGCCGTACACGCTGATGGTGCTCAACAAACTGAAAGTGTACAACATCCAGATCCGTTTCCATGGCAACAGCGACGGCTACTCTCTGGGCACGGGCACGGAG ACTTTCCCCAGTGTGAGAGACATGGTCACACACCACACAAAGACACATCTGATGCTAATAGATGCAATGGAGCGTGGGACTGGAGCGCAGCATCAGTGCTGTCTAATGCACCCAGCAAGGCGTTAA
- the foxi3b gene encoding forkhead box protein I3b, whose protein sequence is MTSYEQGQSPTRCGPQFPNLGQEPPELSLYSDSYYPPPSLPSPQRNNPSSYDLGEYATASPNPYLWFSGTGINSTPYPVPTSASPSFVPQHYGMQRPYLGPGVPAGAGGELSWFSMPSQEDLMKLVRPPYSYSALIAMAIHGAPDRRLTLSQIYQYVADNFPFYNKSKAGWQNSIRHNLSLNDCFKKVPRDEDDPGKGNYWTLDPNCEKMFDNGNFRRKRKRKSDSLVGEGSSGGPLSSVESGDGSGRVSPKNSTIDISGSPEKGLSPPSTGPSPCLSNFLTEMTGVAAGSVDVGGDPLLNRSLSLGLSVDGTQSAPHSTGFGSYSPGSSVPDWASPLPPPPPISPSGSHSSLSYSSSPALNQFSGHFYPGLSSTGILYPREGTEV, encoded by the exons ATGACATCATATGAGCAAGGTCAGTCTCCTACTCGCTGTGGCCCCCAGTTCCCCAACTTGGGGCAGGAGCCTCCAGAGCTTAGCCTGTACAGCGACAGCTACTACCCTCCTCCATCACTGCCGAGTCCGCAGAGGAACAACCCCTCTTCGTATGACCTTGGAGAGTATGCGACGGCATCGCCTAACCCCTATCTGTGGTTCAGCGGCACTGGGATTAACAGTACCCCATACCCAGTACCGACTTCCGCGAGTCCTTCCTTTGTGCCCCAGCACTACGGCATGCAGAGACCCTACCTTGGGCCTGGAGTTCCTGCAGGAGCTGGCGGGGAACTGAGCTGGTTCTCCATGCCCTCGCAAGAAGACCTCATGAAGCTGGTGAGGCCACCCTACTCCTATTCAGCTCTCATTGCGATGGCGATCCACGGTGCTCCAGATCGGCGTCTCACTCTGAGCCAAATCTACCAGTATGTGGCTGATAACTTTCCTTTCTACAACAAAAGCAAGGCTGGCTGGCAGAACTCCATTCGCCACAACCTGTCGCTGAACGACTGCTTCAAGAAGGTTCCCAGGGATGAGGACGATCCTG GCAAGGGCAACTATTGGACCCTCGACCCAAACTGTGAGAAGATGTTCGACAATGGCAACTTCAGGCGCAAGAGGAAGAGAAAGTCTGACAGTCTTGTTGGAGAAGGCTCTTCTGGAGGACCTCTCAGCTCAGTAGAGTCAGGAGACGGCAGTGGCCGAGTTAGCCCCAAGAACTCAACCATTGACATTTCAGGGTCACCTGAGAAAGGCCTTTCGCCTCCATCCACAGGTCCTTCACCTTGTCTGAGCAACTTCTTGACGGAGATGACTGGAGTGGCAGCAGGGTCAGTGGACGTTGGCGGGGATCCCCTACTTAACAGGTCGCTTTCTCTTGGGCTTTCGGTGGATGGAACACAGTCGGCTCCCCATTCCACTGGCTTTGGGTCCTACTCCCCCGGTTCCTCGGTTCCTGACTGGGCTTCTCCCCTACCACCACCTCCTCCCATCTCCCCCTCAGGCTCCCATTCCTCTTTAAGCTACAGCAGCAGCCCTGCTCTCAACCAGTTCAGTGGCCACTTCTACCCTGGCTTGAGCTCGACGGGAATTCTGTACCCTAGAGAGGGTACAGAAGTTTAA
- the syce3 gene encoding synaptonemal complex central element protein 3: protein MVDGASSGEQHADFGRESLQLNKDLEKMTEQMENVSVHLTWMAYDMVVLRTNPQLAKSLRRLEDEYLKCKAVICSSADKDNAAVHSVTGDQEAAQD, encoded by the exons ATGGTTGACGGTGCTTCATCTGGTGAACAACACGCAGATTTTGGTCGTGAAAGTTTACAACTCAACAAGGATTTAGAGAAAATGACAGAACAAATGGAGAATGTTTCAG TGCATTTGACTTGGATGGCTTATGATATGGTCGTGCTACGGACCAACCCTCAGCTCGCAAAATCCCTCAGGAGGTTGGAGGAtgaataccttaaatgtaaagcTGTTATCTGCAGCTCTGCAGACAAGGACAATGCTGCTGTCCATTCTGTGACTGGAGACCAGGAGGCAGCCCAGGATTAG